From Quercus robur chromosome 8, dhQueRobu3.1, whole genome shotgun sequence:
gttcacaaccatgacgagagcaggaatgacgaatctatgaggctacagctggacctgtTAGATGAGGTTAGGTCGGCGGCGGAGTaaaggatcgctagataccaggatcgcatggccagACAGtacaactcccgggtccgacacagagacttccaagtaggagacctcgtactcaggaaggtcatgggtgcaactagagaccctacacagggaaaactcgaccccaactgggaaggaccttatagagttacgtcatggaaaaggaaaggaacataccacctggagacaacagatggagagaagctaccgcatccatggaatgccgagcatttgagaaaatactaccagtaatagTAACACGGCGAATGACAACCAGTTTTtcttaagcttttttttttttttttttttaattattagtttttctttaactgttttttgctacaatcttgtcgtgcctttttaagcccaagggggcaggcacttttcctttacgcatttctattAAGAATAATCAAATAcaattttgatcttctacttggatgtcattacaattgtccacaagatggacggatacaaaatgaagtccacaagatggacggatcatcctataAGGATGATCACTTgaagtccacaaaatggacggatacaaaatgaagtccgcaagatggacggatcatcctacagggatgattacttgaagtccacaagatggacggatacaaaatgaagtccacaagatggacggatcatcctataAGGATGATCACTTGAAGTtcacaaaatggacggatacaaaatgaagtccgcaagatggacggatcatcctataAGGATGATcacttgaagtccacaagatggatggatacaaaatgaagtccacaagatggacggatcatcctataAGGATGATcacttgaagtccacaagatggacggatacaaaatgaagtccacaagatggacggatcatcctacagggatgattacttaaagtccacaagatggacggatacaaaatgaagtccacaagatggacggatcatcctacaaggatgatcacttgaagtccacaagatggacggatacaaaatgaagtccacaaggtggacggatcatcctagaAGGATGACCACTTAAGTCCAcgagatggacggatcatccacaaagtggacggaaataaaataaagtccacaagatggacggatcattttacacaataaaatagaATCCATAAGGTAGACGGGTCATCCCAGAAGGGTGACAACTGGAAATCCAAAATGGACGGATGCAATATAAtatccacaaggtggacggaacACTCTACAGGTTTCCAAAGAATAAATTCTTAGGATCAAAAATATACCTACACATGCCGGATCCAGTAAGTAATTAATAGCTAAACGGATATAAATAGGTCAAGCAATGACAGAATTcgaaagcaaaattaaaaaattcaaacattcaacatataaaatgaagtgCACAGAtgcatttaacaaaaaataggcCATTAAAAGGCAATGTTTGCATATCATCAACAATGGATGAAAATTGTTCCAAaaagtacataaaaaaaaaaaaaaaaaaaaaaaaaaaaaaccatctacTGAGCTTTGTCCGCATTGTCGACGGACCAAGGAACCGTTTCCGTGTTAGGCTTAGCTTGATCAACTTTTGCTGGTGCCAACTCCCCGTCACCAAGGGCATCGTCATCAGCAAAGAGGTCGTCTGTATCCTCTGAGGCAGCAGGCACGACGGATGTTTGAACTGGGTCTTCAACTTTGAACTTCGAAATGTCCAAGTCTAGATAAGCTTGTTTGACCTGACGGAGGGCATCCATGAAGCCCTGATGGAAAGAATCGCCCAGCTCAGTAATTAGGGCGTCGGAGTCACGGTATTCACGAACCGCAACATCCTTAGCCTGCCGGACTTCATTTTTTAGCTCTACTATCTCCTTGTCCTTGCTCTCTAGAGCCTTCTTTGCCTCCTTCGTCACCTGTTCAAGGCTCTTCCTTGCCTTCTCTGAAAGTTcaagcttcttctccatcttgggTTTCCAGTTTCGCAACTGAAGAAgttcttcctccgtctgctccgcTTTAGCCCGTACACGATCCAAAGCCGTCTCATGGCTGAGGcactgtcccatcagccccttcatcatgaccattgcctaaaaaataataacgaTAGTTATAAAACGAACAATGGGCAAAGAGGATTTAATTTGCATTTGAATAGTAGACGGGCTGTCTTACCTGTGTAATTGCAAATAGGCCCGTCTCACCCATGGCCTCCGTCAAGTGATTGCCTAAGTCTTCATAATCCTCCGCCGAAATGATGGAGGAAATCTGTTCTAAGGCATGCTTAGAATCCTCTCGAAGAAGGACGGGCGACTTCTCTTGATCCTTCGACGGGCCCTTCATCAAGCCCTTGCCAACCTCGTGCTTGATTGGAGTGGCCGTCTTCGGAGGCTCCGCCATAAGTCCCACGACGGGTTCTAAGGATACTTTGGCCTTCTTGGCCTGACGATCCACTTTGGGCTGAGTTTTCCGCTTGGCAGACGGATTGCTTGGGCCCGTCGTAGGGGGAGCGTCATCACCGGTCTTCTTTGCGGCCTTTGCCCGGATCAGAGCTCTTCTCTTGGCGTCATCCATCTCTGAAACATGGACGGGAGAGTTAATTAGCAAAGTAAGTTACGTAATTTTTCAAGAATAGGGTGACGAGCTTACGCCTCCTTATCTGTGCTTCGTACTTGACGGCTGCCGCTGTCGGTTCCGGTCCGTCGCAATACCAATGAATGTTATTAAGTGTTACCAacttcgcccaagtcctttcctccggcttggtctttgagaaaattttctcaagGAAAGCAAACTCCTTAATTTCAATTTGGGGGCGTCGTCTAACTACAAAAGAAGATAGAGGACGGTTAGATTATATTCAACAAActtaataaagttaaaatttgaagGATAATCCATACTAGATGGATGTAATATGCCCCAAGtagtgtcgacgggcatgaaaTCCGTGTCCCCCGGACGACCCATCCAACCGTCGCCTCCTAGGAAGAAGTACCGGCTCTTCCAATCCCTATTTGAGTCCGGCGTGTCATAGATGACTTTCAACAACGGACTCCTGGGGACGAACCTATATATTCCCCTAGACCTATCAATTTCGTCcggacggtaacagtgaaggaaaatatgtatgtgtgtgtgtgtgtgtgttttggctacatattactaaaatttgagtttataggCAACTAAATGAGGAAAGAGGTAGAATTGGGTATTATGGAAAGACTctaatatcaaattatataatagGGGTAAAGCCAAAAATTTTTAGTTGGGGGGCCAAGGTAACACTATCATAATGATTTgctatttaagaaaaattcaaagtatgGCATATAGACACACATACATGTCTTCCTGCAttagttgttaaaaaatatattaaatctGATAAAAATTAGACTACtttataagaaataattttcatagaaattaaatataacgAAGTCACTATAAAgcaaccataaaataaatagcTATTCAACCAAATTAGACTATTATGGtaaacaataaattcaaaatcaattttgtaCCTCTTAACTAAATAGAAATTGAACTAGGAATCAAACTAAAAGatcaataaaaaagaagaagaattttgtACCTCTCAATATTTTCTTAACTTTGAATAAGAAAACTCTTTATTAAAGAAGGGAAAGAAGCTAATTAAAATGTGATTACGTGAGAGCATCATAAGGAACCATTAACAAAGAGAAATTGAAGAGAAAACAACAATTGATGAGGAGAGTCTTTTGGGTGGCTATTAAACTGGAAGGGGATATTGTAATAGTTTTGGGAAGGTGAAAAACTTAAGTATAATAGTACATTGggtttctcaattaaattcGAACACAAGTTTTCCatgaccaataaaataaaaacaatattatcGTTATTAAAggcaattaaattaaattcaatgagggatttctttttctttttttccagaacaagttagaaattttttttagagtcaAAGTAACAGGTATATCAACATTTAGAGCTGCAGAATACAAATGATGAATTTGTTCTTTACATACAATATTATCCTCAATTGCTTGCCTAGTATAAGCAGCTAATAGCTGGGCTACCCTATTTACAAACTTAACAAGGGACTATACTAAGGTTGcatttgagatttgagaaaaagttagcttattttattttttagcttattttttctCCTTGATGAATCGAGAAATTCCCATTGTCCAAAGAGGGCATTGGATGACTAGAGCGCCATAAAGGgagcatttaatgcatgaatCATTACACATATATGAACTCGGAGACATGACCATTGAAGGATCTTCATATCACCCCATTAATCACCTAAGGCATTACAAAAGCGGCACTTAAGCCACCATTGAAGGCCCCAACGGCTAGAAAGGTAAAGGCCTATATAAACCAAATCAAACCTAAAACAAAGGTATATACATCATAATATTCTTAGTTCtcaacattttctctctaaTATATCTGACTTTGCCATCAGAGATTCATTGGCTGCCACCACACCAGTGACTGTTTCGACCCGCTATCAATCTTGTGCAAGGATATCAAGTTAGTCCTCCCAATTACATTTGGAGGAATCTATCAACCGACGAATTTGGCTTCATCACTCCTAAAGTGGGTCCCATTGCACTGTTAACTGGGTTCCATTGCTCCAAAAGTCAGCTTTTAGcttcttgttctttctttttttctacatactttcagcaaaaaagtttttagtttcaccAAAATAAGCAGTTCCCAAAAGGATTCTAAAACTCCAAGATCTAAACATGGCTGGGGGTGTAAGATAAATTTAGAgttgtagaataaaataaacatacCTCCAACCGTAGTTGTTTAAGTCTTTGGAGAAAAGAAGACTCACTATATGATGGTAGTGCATATAAAAGGGTCTTTTAGTCTATGACCTTTACCTCACACATATCCTTTTGATGGAAACacatgctatatatatatgctagaCTAAGGACCCTTTTAGATGAAGATTTTCATAACTCTCCTTCCATCAAGGAGCTTAAAAATTGTAACTTCATGGTGTTTTATTAACCAAAGAGGTTATACCAATTGAGAGTTACTAAAGGATGTTACACCTAACATGTAACTTTCACAAATAGGAAACTTAAGACATGAAATAAGAAACTTAAGACAtgagtttcatcttcaaatgtgAGCCacataaaattctttttaagGAGATACAATCCTACATTCCCCCCACTTGGCCCacatgaaatttaaataaatcaataagtGCTTATCACTATGCTATAGCCACAATATTATCCATGTCACTAGTTGTGAAATGGCCCCACTCAAATAAAGAATCCAATACATGAATCATGGTGGTAATCCCCTCAATTATAATGAGTATTTCCTTCCATGTATTACAAGGTAATGTAATCCTTACATGAGTACTTTATGGGCCATTAATTCTTTATGAATGGACTACCTATTAGCCATTCAGGTTCTCCTCTAAACATCCCCACGGATATATAAGTTGGCAGTGGAAATCTGTAACGACCAAATATGTTTAAATCCTTAGACCAAGACCTCTTCCTGTTGACCACTATTTACCTTTGTGTGCTTCATATTCTCAACATTACGTTATCAGCATGTACGTGTTTTAGCTCAATATGTATGTATTCGTGGACGTCGGTCTAAGTTGGCTGTAGGGCAACCCTGGctgaacacaaacacaaacaatcgcaaataataataataataataataattaaacattatgttaaaaaaaacatatataaatatatggtCAAAATTTATAAATGCCAAAAGCATTGTAATTTAGTGGTATTGACTGTTctccttaacaatatatatgacaaaatatgtttttacttttctatttataatttctttctaTTGTGTGTATTAACACAACTTAGTATCTTAAAATAAGTTAGTATATTGGTTCGGCTATTAGAGATCTAAATATGTGTTCTTTGGATTCGACTTTTGAAGATCTAAAAGAATGATCTATGGGAACTAAAATGCTAATATTAAAATCCAGATGTGTATAATTAGTTTCTAAATTATTAacttattttcttataaaatcaatgaaatagagtcatatatatatatatatatatatatgtgtatatatgtttatatatatatatatatatatatatattcaatggTGATAAACAACAATATAAATAGTCATACAATATCATATAATACAAGCAAGGAATATAATCAACCATTGATAACACAATAATAATGCTATAATTGGGTGGTGCCTCACCTCTATAtctcaacccccccccccccctccctctcTCCATTATCTAtctatcaaataataataataataacaaaaaattttgttaacaaaaatacacacatatacacatattATCAGTGTTTATATATGTCAAGACTATTGTAATTTAGTATCATTGACTGTTCTTTTTGATGAGGAGAACCAATATATAGATAATCAATTTAATTTgatattatacaaaaaaataaataaataaagagaaaaacacCTTATTTCCTTTAAACACAATTTATTCCATGGTTTTAGATACTCATTTTCCTAATTCCGAACCCTAAATAATAGATATCAATGATTAACTAATTAATGGAATATTACCTATCTTAATTTGTTGACaagatattataatttttacgactaagtgtgtgtgtgtgtttttttttttttttttttcttcttcatataATTTAGAATAAGTTTAGTAAATAAGAAATTAGTAAAATGCATTGAAgcacatttatttttctttttgaggtcATCCAAGAAACAAATTGTTCATGTATGTACtccctttaccttttatttaaGATTGTGCTACAATAGTTAAGAGATTTGTAGCTCAATTAGGTGTTACCTCTTGGTgtacatatatacttgtaaaatttgtagtCACTGGCACCCAATAATAAACTATATGTTTTAGCAAGAGTAAATGTAGACACGCATATATAAGTGAAGCTTCTTCACATGGGTTGTCTTATTATTGAGGTAGATGCAATGACCATTCACTAACTTTTTGAAAAGGACCAAAAGGAGTTTCTATTCAGCCAATATTGCAgccaaaaataatttagaattaGTGGTCAAGAATCAAGATGAGCAACCTCCTAATTTTCCTGTGGTTCAATCATCAATTCTAGAGGACGAATGAGAAATAAATGTCCTTTTGGAATAAAGATTAAGAGATCAGAAAACTCAAACTTCTTCATTTCACATAGAGGAACCGAATACCCAGGGAGGCAAGTGGACCCAAAGGGACATCCACCTTCAAAGATGgggaaaaaatgcaaatattagCAATTTGACTACAAACTAAAACCAAACCGAGCTGTACCTAATGGATCGCACTTTAGATCCCACTTTTTCAAAGTCTGAGAGAAGTCatgatataataaatgaaaagttCAACATATTAACAAaccaaatagataaaaaaaaagtcatgatataataaatgaaaagttCAACATATTAACAAaccaaatagataaaaaaaaaaaaaaaaaaaaaaaaaaaaaaaaaaaaaaagatcaatcgtataaaataaaataaaaaaataaaagatgggAAGGGAACATTCAAAAAATTAGACATCACTGTAATACTTTTGGTGAAACATTTACATAatgtattaaatgaaaatttcaataataaggatttaaattaaattaacattgTAGTTTAATTTTGCATTAATTAAGTGTCATTTCGAATTTTCATTGAGATTTTCCATGCCAATGCTGTAATTTGTATCAAGTacctctctaatttttttttttgaagaaacaaGTACCtctctaatttaaaattaatgttagtctctttttttttaataaaaaagttactaatATGAATTGTAGTACAAGAAGAGAACAATATAGAAgaagaaaccaaaaaacaaaagcaattaTTGACTGGAAGTAAAGCCGTAAAGGAGGACTCCCCTCCATCCATATAGTCATATTATGCTGCGGTAAAGCATAAGTAATCAAAGGTTTGAGATTCACAATGGAACTCTGTAACGACGAAATATGTTTTACTCCTTAGACCAAGACCTCTTCCTGTTGACCACTGTTTACCTTTGTGTGATTCATATTCTCAACATTACGTTATCAGCATGTACGTGTCTTAGGCTCTTTAGCTCAATGTATATGTCTTCGTGGACATCGGTCTAAGTTGGCTGTAGGGAAACCCCGGCcgaatacaaacacaaacaattgcaaataataatagtaataattaaacattatgttaaaaaacatatataaatataaggtCAATATTTATATATGCCAAAAGCACTGTGATTTAGTGGTATTTGACTGTTctccttaacaatatatatgacaaaatatgtttttacttttcttttttataatttctttctattatgtatatatatatatatatttttcttttttgaaaagtttctATTATGTATATTAACACAACTTAGTATCTTAAAATAAGTTAGTATATTGGTTCGGCCATTAGAGATCTAAATATGTGTTCTTTGGATTCGACTTTTGAAGATCTAAAAGAACGCTCTATGggaactaaaattttaatattaaaattcagATGTGTATAATTAGTTTCTAAATTattaacttcttttttaattaatgaaatagagccatatatatatatatattcaatggtgataaacaacaatataaataaTCATACAATACAAGCAAGGAATATAATCAAACATTGATAACACAATAATATTGCTATAATTGGGTGGTGCCCcattatctatctatctatcaaataataataataataataacaaaaaattacgttaacaaaaaatacacacaatTGTAAACATATTACCAGTGTTTATATACGTCAAGAGCATTGTAATTTAGTATCATTGACTATTCTTTTTGATGAGGAGAACCAATATATTGATAATCAATTGAATTTgatattatacaaaaaaaaaaaaaaaaaaaattaaagagaaaaaaaaatcttatttccTTTAAACACAATTTACTCCATGGTTTTAGATATTCATTTCCCTAATTCCAAACCCTAAATAATAGATATCAATGATTAACTAATCAATGGAATATTACCTATCTTAATTTGTTGACAAGatattagaatttttatgcTAAGTACCTATTTAGATCACGTCCAACGCGTCCACGTCTGGCCTTTTagggttcctttttttttttttttttgaccaacGCCTATTGcattgttcatgggacatgaatagtgcaaataaacaaatgaacaatGTTTTTGGTGTGAACAgtaattcaaaaatttttttttatttttttttttcagttttcagtttttagtttttagcaaaataagcggtatccaaacgcaccctaagtgtgcattttttttttatataattttttcttataatttacaataattttagcAAATAAGAAATTAGCAAAATGCATCAAAGAgcgtttatttttctttttgaggtcGTCAAAGAAACAAATTGCTCATGTATGTATTccctttaccttttaattaagATTGTGCTACCATGgttaagagttttgtaactcaactaggTGGTACCTTTTGGTGTTTTCAAATCCATTGTAGCCCTCTTcctccaactattgaattaagCTATGTCATTGAACTACAAGACTCTTAACATGTcgaatttattaaattaatatataccACCACAATGATTGAATTATGAGTTTATTTGCATAAACTTGTAACCATAtgccttctcaaaaaaaaaaaaaaaaatttgtaaaccTGATCTTAAGGTCTTAAAtactttttaagaaataaatctATACGTGtatatgcatttaaaaaaaaaaaaaaaaaaaaaaacagttataGGGGTCATTATATTTCTTCGATAAGCAACAGAATATTATGGAAAACTAAATGACTAACTCCAAATTGGCAAATAGGACAACATGCATAACCACACAAAACAATAGATAATAGATCATTTGCAAGTCAACTCACCCAACAACCATGACAACAAACCAAGCCAAAGAACTAAAACAAAACGGGTTGCAATTGCAAAACCAACCAAATCAAAGACAAACTCCATTACAAAACAGACTAGAA
This genomic window contains:
- the LOC126695935 gene encoding uncharacterized protein LOC126695935 yields the protein MDDAKRRALIRAKAAKKTGDDAPPTTGPSNPSAKRKTQPKVDRQAKKAKVSLEPVVGLMAEPPKTATPIKHEVGKGLMKGPSKDQEKSPVLLREDSKHALEQISSIISAEDYEDLGNHLTEAMGETGLFAITQAMVMMKGLMGQCLSHETALDRVRAKAEQTEEELLQLRNWKPKMEKKLELSEKARKSLEQVTKEAKKALESKDKEIVELKNEVRQAKDVAVREYRDSDALITELGDSFHQGFMDALRQVKQAYLDLDISKFKVEDPVQTSVVPAASEDTDDLFADDDALGDGELAPAKVDQAKPNTETVPWSVDNADKAQ